The Nitrososphaerota archaeon genome includes a region encoding these proteins:
- a CDS encoding NAD(P)H-hydrate dehydratase, which translates to MNLDRYKIFLNEEITSEDMAAIEENAESMGFDRKLMMENAGAKVADFIIENMNVEGKRALIVCGTGNNGGDGFVTARHLRNYGAKIIIVLLGKPSEIRTEEAKSNWFLIEKMEDIEKFFLIDISQIEKFSELLNKADFIIDAILGTGIKGALREPIASIVNIINNSNKIVFAIDTPSGLNPSTGEIHGNAIKANYTITFHKMKKGLKGKEEYTGKIFVKEIGIPIEAEIFTGPGDVRRVIKPRKTYSHKGNYGYVLIIGGSEIFSGAPALAALSSLRTGAGLVYISAPISVANSIRQFSPDIIVYPFPHNHLTKESIDSFKELIEKVDAIVIGPGLGLNNETIEAIPEIIKEAKDKPIVLDADGFKAIKKCPEMLKGIVATPHAGEFKYVFGIEVGEKWWEKVDKSIEIAKEYEFVLVLKGHDTIITDGKRLKINRWGTPGMAVGGTGDVLSGILATFLAWKNDKFLSAIAATYVHGDAGKKAVEKKGFHILASDLINEIPEVLKKFDKEIYE; encoded by the coding sequence ATGAATTTAGATCGATATAAAATTTTCTTAAATGAAGAAATTACAAGTGAAGATATGGCTGCAATAGAAGAAAATGCAGAAAGTATGGGTTTTGATAGAAAATTAATGATGGAAAATGCAGGAGCAAAAGTAGCAGATTTTATAATAGAAAATATGAATGTTGAAGGAAAAAGAGCATTAATAGTTTGTGGAACTGGAAATAATGGAGGAGATGGATTTGTTACAGCAAGACATTTAAGAAATTATGGAGCTAAAATAATAATCGTACTACTTGGAAAACCATCTGAGATAAGAACTGAAGAAGCAAAATCGAATTGGTTTTTAATAGAAAAAATGGAAGATATAGAAAAATTTTTCTTAATAGATATTTCTCAAATAGAAAAATTCTCAGAATTATTAAATAAAGCTGATTTTATTATAGATGCAATACTTGGTACTGGAATAAAAGGGGCTTTAAGAGAACCTATAGCATCTATTGTTAATATTATAAATAATTCAAATAAAATTGTATTTGCAATTGATACTCCATCAGGTCTTAATCCATCTACTGGTGAGATACATGGTAATGCTATAAAAGCAAATTATACTATTACTTTTCATAAAATGAAGAAAGGATTAAAAGGGAAAGAAGAATATACTGGTAAAATTTTCGTAAAAGAAATAGGTATACCAATTGAAGCAGAAATTTTTACTGGACCTGGTGATGTTAGAAGAGTAATTAAACCAAGAAAAACTTATTCTCATAAAGGTAATTATGGTTATGTATTAATTATAGGTGGAAGTGAAATATTTTCTGGAGCTCCAGCTTTAGCTGCTTTATCATCTTTAAGAACTGGAGCAGGATTGGTTTATATTTCAGCACCAATAAGTGTTGCAAATTCTATTAGGCAATTTTCTCCAGATATCATAGTTTATCCTTTTCCACATAATCATTTAACTAAGGAAAGTATTGATTCATTTAAAGAATTAATTGAAAAAGTTGATGCAATAGTAATAGGTCCTGGCTTAGGTTTAAATAATGAAACAATAGAAGCTATTCCTGAAATAATTAAAGAAGCGAAAGATAAACCAATAGTTTTAGATGCGGATGGATTTAAAGCTATTAAAAAATGTCCAGAAATGCTAAAAGGAATTGTAGCAACACCGCATGCTGGAGAATTTAAGTATGTGTTTGGAATTGAAGTTGGAGAAAAATGGTGGGAAAAAGTAGATAAATCAATAGAAATAGCTAAAGAATATGAATTTGTTTTAGTATTAAAAGGTCATGATACTATTATAACAGATGGAAAAAGATTGAAAATTAATAGATGGGGAACACCTGGAATGGCAGTAGGGGGTACTGGTGATGTTTTATCTGGAATATTAGCTACATTTTTAGCATGGAAAAATGATAAATTTCTTTCTGCAATTGCTGCAACTTATGTTCATGGAGATGCTGGAAAAAAAGCAGTTGAAAAGAAAGGCTTTCATATTTTAGCTTCAGACCTTATAAATGAAATACCAGAAGTTTTGAAAAAATTTGATAAAGAAATTTATGAATAA
- a CDS encoding undecaprenyl-diphosphate phosphatase encodes MLIYIFLGILQGILEWIPISSEGIIALISNFLIENVNPIDIALFSHIGTLLVILIYFRKDWKEVLMFKNIELLKFLIISNIISLIVAFPIYNVIKDVVIGNSLLIITGFGLIFTSYFHKSKRKIELSLNEISIISGFLQGLSVIPGFSRSGSTIFGLSLGKLSPSEILKISYMMSAPAILASTIYLFLKNPILIESWPVIISSFFIGMISLHFLIRISKKMNFYKFTLIFALLCFIGAIINFI; translated from the coding sequence ATGTTAATTTATATTTTCTTAGGAATATTGCAAGGAATACTTGAATGGATACCAATTTCGAGTGAAGGTATTATTGCATTAATAAGCAATTTTTTAATAGAAAATGTTAATCCAATAGATATAGCTTTATTTTCTCATATAGGAACATTGCTTGTAATTTTAATATATTTTAGAAAAGATTGGAAAGAAGTTTTAATGTTTAAAAATATTGAACTTTTGAAGTTTTTAATAATATCTAATATTATTTCTTTAATAGTAGCTTTTCCTATTTATAATGTAATTAAAGATGTTGTTATAGGAAATAGTCTTTTAATAATTACAGGTTTTGGATTAATTTTTACATCTTATTTTCATAAATCAAAAAGAAAAATTGAATTAAGTTTAAATGAAATTTCAATAATTTCTGGATTTTTACAAGGTTTATCAGTAATTCCTGGTTTTTCAAGATCAGGATCTACGATATTTGGTTTATCATTAGGAAAACTTTCTCCATCTGAAATATTAAAAATATCGTACATGATGTCTGCTCCTGCAATTTTAGCTTCAACAATTTATTTATTTTTAAAAAATCCAATTTTAATTGAAAGTTGGCCTGTTATAATTTCAAGTTTTTTTATAGGAATGATTAGTTTACATTTTCTAATTAGAATTTCTAAAAAAATGAATTTTTATAAATTTACGTTAATTTTTGCTTTACTTTGTTTCATTGGTGCAATTATCAATTTTATTTGA
- a CDS encoding tRNA (adenine-N1)-methyltransferase: MDKKRIYENDEVLFLTEKKRKHLVKIVPGEKFHSEEGFIELSNLIGKSYGSLIKTNINRCWNVLYPRLVDKALKLPRLTQIVYPKDLGYILIQGDIQPGSFVLEAGTGSGVLTMFLANYVKPYGKVYSYDINEQYIENAKKQLARYNLDRYVVFKLKDVTKEIDEKNIDTIILDLPTPWLAVKNAYNALKPSGIFISLSPTIEQVIETVEELNKNNFVDISTVEILLRNLRVKKGMTRPEHIMRAHTTYITFARKALKEE; the protein is encoded by the coding sequence ATGGATAAGAAAAGAATTTATGAAAATGATGAGGTTCTTTTTTTAACAGAGAAAAAAAGAAAACATCTTGTTAAAATTGTTCCTGGAGAAAAATTTCATAGTGAAGAAGGTTTTATTGAATTATCTAATTTAATTGGAAAAAGCTATGGTTCTTTAATTAAAACAAATATAAATCGTTGTTGGAATGTATTATATCCTAGACTTGTTGATAAAGCTCTTAAGCTTCCTAGGCTAACACAAATTGTTTATCCAAAAGACCTTGGATATATATTAATTCAAGGAGATATTCAACCTGGAAGTTTTGTTCTTGAAGCAGGTACTGGAAGTGGAGTTTTAACAATGTTTTTAGCAAATTATGTAAAACCATATGGAAAAGTTTATAGTTATGATATTAATGAACAATATATTGAAAATGCTAAAAAACAATTAGCTCGCTACAATTTAGATAGATATGTTGTATTTAAATTGAAAGATGTGACTAAAGAAATAGATGAGAAAAATATTGATACAATTATCTTAGACCTTCCTACTCCATGGCTTGCTGTTAAAAATGCTTATAATGCTTTGAAACCAAGCGGAATATTTATTTCATTAAGTCCAACTATTGAACAAGTTATTGAAACTGTTGAAGAATTGAATAAAAATAATTTTGTTGATATTTCTACAGTAGAAATTCTTCTTAGAAATTTGAGAGTAAAAAAAGGTATGACAAGACCAGAACATATAATGCGTGCTCATACAACTTATATTACTTTTGCTAGAAAAGCTTTAAAGGAAGAATAA
- a CDS encoding HDIG domain-containing protein yields the protein MDRNEAIELIKKHVKNDKLYKHMLAVEAIMKGMASFLNEDIDSWGLTGLLHDIDFDETIDNFKNHGILAENILKGKVNENIIRAIKAHNFEYTNVNPESKLEKALIAADAISGLIIACALIMPSKKLNEVRVETIKKKFKSKDFAKGSSRERILFCESIGIPKEKFFEIALNSLKSISNELSL from the coding sequence ATGGATAGAAATGAAGCTATTGAATTAATTAAAAAACATGTTAAAAATGATAAATTGTATAAACATATGCTTGCAGTAGAAGCTATTATGAAAGGGATGGCAAGCTTTCTTAATGAAGATATAGATAGCTGGGGTTTAACTGGATTATTACATGATATAGATTTTGATGAAACAATTGATAACTTTAAGAATCATGGAATCTTAGCTGAAAATATTTTAAAAGGGAAAGTTAATGAAAATATTATAAGAGCAATTAAAGCACACAATTTTGAATATACTAATGTTAATCCAGAATCTAAACTTGAGAAAGCTTTAATTGCAGCTGATGCAATTTCAGGTTTAATAATTGCTTGTGCTCTTATTATGCCTTCAAAAAAGCTTAATGAAGTAAGAGTTGAAACTATTAAGAAAAAATTTAAATCAAAAGATTTTGCTAAAGGATCTAGTAGAGAAAGAATTCTGTTTTGCGAATCTATAGGTATTCCTAAAGAAAAATTTTTTGAAATAGCTTTAAATTCCTTAAAAAGTATAAGTAATGAATTAAGCCTTTAA
- a CDS encoding M56 family metallopeptidase: MQRLEELFVKEFTIDVSIPEIYFEEMLKFIQREFLSRNPIIFTNIKIFDKEGIKCLSFIIVKPGTEQYINVELEAKVPINVRISSINKELLEELYEELRDNLIINIEFFQEKIRKTAIYFAWIEGKEVIPEKSLSMKKKAYTNIFTRDMITFYILSIIISIIVFSLFSFYAPIIILIFQFSILLFSDRIALRIGEWIIDSRNKNIHFIEYYLSIEELKEFREKYDIEMIRKIKREIYEKTLMIGKEINCEVAQETLSKYGIKCVPERMKAKTINVYELVEKASKKINVKMPKIAIINTMIPNAAATGISPNKGTILITTGLLIRLEEKEILSVIGHELGHLKGRDPLILFCLSSMEYLLRLYVFLPFYIFFPFIYLAIALGIVYFIAKFFEARADLISAIKLGEAKTLAGALRKIGFYRLQYERVPFYRFQEWISWDPHPPLYFRIRRLEKLSKEKREIKYPLIESIKDVINGFLSTF; this comes from the coding sequence ATGCAAAGACTTGAAGAATTGTTTGTAAAGGAATTTACAATCGATGTTAGTATACCTGAAATATATTTTGAAGAAATGCTAAAATTTATTCAAAGAGAATTTTTATCTCGTAATCCAATAATATTTACAAATATCAAAATATTTGATAAAGAAGGTATAAAATGTTTATCTTTCATTATAGTTAAGCCTGGTACAGAACAATATATAAATGTAGAATTGGAAGCTAAAGTACCAATTAATGTAAGAATATCTTCAATAAATAAAGAATTACTTGAAGAATTATATGAAGAATTAAGAGATAATTTAATAATAAATATAGAATTTTTTCAAGAAAAAATAAGGAAAACAGCAATATATTTTGCTTGGATTGAAGGGAAAGAAGTTATTCCTGAAAAATCTCTTTCTATGAAAAAGAAAGCATACACAAATATTTTTACTAGAGATATGATAACATTTTATATTTTATCAATCATAATAAGCATAATAGTATTTAGTTTATTTAGTTTTTATGCTCCAATTATTATTTTAATTTTTCAATTTTCAATATTATTATTTTCAGATAGAATTGCATTAAGAATAGGAGAATGGATAATAGATTCAAGAAATAAAAATATTCATTTTATAGAATATTATCTTTCAATTGAAGAACTTAAAGAATTTAGAGAAAAATATGATATTGAAATGATTAGAAAAATTAAAAGAGAAATTTATGAGAAAACTTTAATGATTGGAAAGGAAATTAATTGTGAAGTAGCTCAAGAAACATTATCTAAATATGGTATAAAATGTGTGCCTGAAAGAATGAAAGCAAAAACAATAAATGTATATGAGCTTGTAGAAAAAGCATCTAAAAAAATTAATGTAAAAATGCCTAAAATTGCTATTATAAATACAATGATACCTAATGCAGCAGCTACAGGGATTAGCCCAAATAAAGGCACGATTCTTATAACAACAGGATTGCTTATTCGTTTAGAAGAAAAAGAAATATTAAGTGTTATAGGACATGAATTAGGGCATCTAAAAGGTAGAGATCCATTAATATTATTTTGTTTATCATCAATGGAATATTTACTTAGATTATATGTTTTCTTACCTTTCTATATTTTTTTCCCATTCATTTATTTAGCAATTGCACTTGGAATTGTGTACTTTATAGCAAAATTCTTTGAAGCAAGAGCAGATTTAATTTCTGCAATAAAATTAGGAGAAGCAAAAACACTTGCTGGAGCTCTTAGGAAGATAGGATTTTACAGATTACAATATGAAAGAGTACCATTTTATAGATTTCAAGAATGGATAAGCTGGGATCCTCATCCACCACTTTATTTTAGAATAAGAAGATTAGAAAAGCTTTCAAAAGAGAAGAGAGAAATAAAATATCCATTAATAGAATCTATTAAAGATGTTATCAATGGATTTCTTTCAACATTTTAG
- a CDS encoding Xaa-Pro peptidase family protein: MQEIEKRLKRIRNYMDERKIAKALILNPENQFYLTGFRAINYSRPIFLIIDLESTCLIVPALEEEHAKNEAYVNEIKVYYEHPEMEKYGTSPYEHLFNKIEGTKGAIGVEKTFFPLYLYEKIKKNFDIVDIGEKIKKMRYIKDDKEIELIRKAGEFVKIGVEASLSIASPGVTEIEIDTKGTHAILYEASKFPKIVITSESMTPSGIERTVMPHISSSTRKLNERDIGIHSRQAVFNGYRAELERTFFIGKPTIEQKRAFEIAQNAQEVAIDEVKAGIKAKEVDAKARSIFQKNGYGKYAIHRTGHGIGIGVHEEPYLRFDEDLILQENMVFTIEPGIYIKNVGGFRHSDTVIVHKEKCEIITNYPRDIESLTL, from the coding sequence ATGCAAGAAATAGAAAAAAGGTTAAAAAGAATTAGAAATTATATGGATGAAAGAAAAATTGCTAAAGCATTAATTTTAAATCCAGAAAATCAATTTTATTTAACAGGTTTTAGAGCAATTAATTATTCCCGTCCAATATTTTTAATAATAGATTTAGAATCAACATGTTTAATAGTTCCAGCTTTAGAAGAAGAGCATGCAAAAAATGAAGCATATGTTAATGAAATAAAAGTATACTATGAACATCCAGAAATGGAAAAATATGGTACTTCACCTTATGAACATTTATTTAATAAAATAGAAGGAACAAAAGGAGCTATAGGGGTTGAAAAAACATTCTTCCCTTTATATCTATATGAAAAAATAAAGAAGAATTTTGATATTGTTGATATTGGAGAAAAAATTAAGAAAATGAGATACATAAAGGATGATAAAGAGATAGAGCTTATAAGAAAAGCAGGAGAATTTGTTAAAATTGGTGTAGAAGCAAGTTTATCTATAGCATCACCTGGTGTAACTGAAATTGAAATTGATACAAAAGGAACACATGCAATTCTTTATGAAGCTTCAAAATTCCCAAAGATAGTGATAACTTCAGAATCCATGACACCATCAGGAATAGAAAGAACAGTAATGCCACATATTTCATCATCAACAAGAAAGTTAAATGAAAGAGATATAGGCATACATAGTAGGCAAGCTGTTTTTAATGGATATAGAGCAGAACTTGAAAGAACTTTCTTTATTGGAAAACCAACTATTGAACAAAAACGTGCTTTTGAAATAGCTCAAAATGCACAAGAGGTTGCAATCGATGAAGTTAAAGCAGGTATTAAAGCAAAAGAAGTTGATGCTAAAGCTAGATCTATTTTTCAAAAAAATGGATATGGAAAATATGCAATCCATAGAACAGGACATGGAATAGGTATAGGTGTTCATGAAGAACCATATTTAAGGTTTGATGAAGATTTAATATTGCAAGAAAATATGGTATTTACAATTGAGCCAGGAATATATATTAAAAATGTTGGTGGTTTTCGTCATTCAGATACGGTAATTGTTCATAAGGAGAAATGTGAAATAATTACAAATTATCCAAGGGATATTGAAAGTCTTACTCTATAA
- a CDS encoding nitroreductase family protein, with product MEVFEAILKRRSIRKYLNKPIEEEKIIKILEAARWAPSGGNRQPWRFIIIRNEKKKIELSKIAYNQKFIKEAPLVIAICNKKDESLANIGLAMQNICLEAFDLGLGSCIIGWFNKEEARKFFNIPEEYDICYLITIGYPAEKPISNRKKLEEIVYEEEWGCHFQTKIS from the coding sequence ATGGAAGTTTTTGAAGCTATTTTAAAAAGAAGGTCTATAAGAAAATATTTAAATAAACCAATTGAAGAAGAAAAAATAATTAAAATTTTAGAAGCTGCAAGATGGGCTCCATCTGGAGGAAATCGTCAACCTTGGCGTTTTATTATTATAAGAAATGAGAAAAAGAAAATAGAACTTTCTAAAATAGCCTATAATCAAAAATTTATAAAAGAAGCACCTTTAGTTATTGCAATATGCAATAAAAAGGATGAAAGCTTAGCTAATATTGGTTTAGCAATGCAAAATATTTGCTTAGAAGCTTTTGATCTTGGTTTAGGAAGTTGTATAATCGGATGGTTTAATAAAGAAGAAGCAAGAAAATTCTTTAATATTCCAGAAGAATATGATATATGTTACTTAATTACTATTGGTTATCCTGCAGAAAAACCGATTTCAAATAGAAAGAAATTAGAAGAAATTGTTTATGAGGAAGAATGGGGTTGTCATTTTCAAACTAAGATATCTTAG
- a CDS encoding glutamate synthase-related protein: MSTTRTRTRVEDTCPSSGLCPLCIKECPFLCQVSLSAFRGREALYPDPSMFGNSTAGSLKDYGLDWSHFNIQSRLLGAMGIDENSDIAIFPNVDVETSVGGIPLKIPVMIGAYGSTEVARINWDGLAIGGALSGIIVTIGENVCGMDPEAKIENGKITYSPELKRRVEAFRKFWDGKYGNIAVQTNVEDQRLGVDIYAISSLEVDIIERKWGQGAKAIGGEVRINDLNKAILLKKRGYIVIPDPEDKNVQEAYKQGVFKTFERHSRVGMPTERSFIEDIEWLREQGAKKISLKTGAYSPEAVAFTMKVASEAKIDYVVFDGASGGTGMSPVPMMNEMGTPTVYLEAQVLKCAEILNKKGRYVPDIVIAGGFIDETQIFKAIAMSNFGNGPYVKAILMGRAPLTAVMKASYFVEAAEKGVLPKYFEELFGNSPEKFFISVPDLKAVFGNKFKEIPWSAIGLYTYMDRIKVGLQQLMAGARKWKLNLLNRNDIVALSERAAKVTGIPLLEEEADNILENMLS, from the coding sequence ATGTCTACAACTAGAACTAGAACAAGAGTTGAAGATACTTGCCCAAGTAGTGGATTATGCCCATTATGTATTAAAGAATGCCCATTTTTATGTCAAGTTTCATTATCCGCATTTAGAGGAAGAGAAGCACTTTATCCAGACCCTAGTATGTTTGGTAATAGTACTGCAGGATCTTTAAAAGATTATGGTTTAGATTGGTCTCATTTTAATATTCAATCTAGACTTTTAGGTGCTATGGGCATAGATGAAAATTCTGATATTGCAATTTTTCCAAATGTTGATGTAGAAACAAGTGTTGGCGGTATTCCTCTTAAAATACCTGTTATGATAGGTGCATATGGTTCTACAGAAGTAGCTAGAATAAATTGGGATGGATTAGCAATTGGTGGAGCATTATCTGGAATAATAGTTACTATAGGAGAAAATGTATGTGGAATGGATCCTGAAGCAAAAATAGAAAATGGAAAAATCACTTATTCACCTGAATTAAAAAGAAGAGTTGAAGCATTTAGAAAATTTTGGGATGGAAAATATGGAAATATTGCAGTTCAAACAAATGTTGAAGATCAAAGACTTGGAGTTGATATTTATGCTATATCAAGTTTAGAAGTTGATATTATTGAAAGGAAATGGGGACAAGGAGCAAAAGCAATTGGAGGAGAAGTTAGAATTAATGATTTAAATAAAGCAATTCTCTTAAAGAAAAGAGGATATATCGTTATACCAGATCCAGAAGATAAAAATGTTCAAGAAGCTTACAAACAAGGGGTCTTTAAAACTTTTGAGAGACATAGCCGAGTTGGTATGCCAACAGAAAGAAGTTTTATTGAAGATATAGAATGGTTAAGAGAACAAGGTGCTAAAAAAATAAGCTTAAAAACTGGAGCCTATAGTCCAGAAGCAGTAGCTTTTACAATGAAAGTAGCTTCAGAAGCTAAAATTGACTATGTAGTTTTTGATGGTGCTAGTGGAGGTACTGGAATGAGCCCTGTACCTATGATGAATGAAATGGGCACACCAACAGTTTATCTTGAAGCCCAAGTTTTAAAATGTGCAGAAATTCTTAATAAAAAAGGAAGATATGTACCAGATATAGTTATAGCTGGCGGTTTTATAGATGAGACGCAAATATTTAAAGCAATTGCTATGAGTAATTTTGGTAATGGGCCATATGTGAAAGCTATACTTATGGGTAGAGCACCATTAACTGCTGTAATGAAAGCTTCATATTTTGTTGAAGCAGCTGAAAAAGGGGTATTACCAAAGTATTTTGAAGAATTATTTGGTAATTCTCCAGAAAAATTCTTTATAAGTGTTCCAGATTTAAAAGCTGTATTTGGCAATAAATTTAAGGAAATACCTTGGAGTGCCATTGGATTATATACATACATGGATAGAATTAAAGTTGGTTTACAACAATTAATGGCTGGGGCAAGAAAATGGAAACTTAATTTACTTAATAGAAATGATATAGTAGCATTATCTGAGAGAGCTGCAAAAGTAACTGGTATACCATTGCTTGAAGAAGAAGCAGACAATATTTTGGAAAATATGCTTTCATGA
- a CDS encoding sulfide/dihydroorotate dehydrogenase-like FAD/NAD-binding protein, protein MENEIVFKKEIAPSIKIIKVKAPLIAEKSKSGQFVILRVNEDSERIPLTLIDWNSQEGTITLVFKEVGASTKELGELEVGDRIHDIVGPLGKPSKISFYGKVCIIGRGVAIAAAYERARKLKEVGNSITSIISARTSKLLIYKEEFERISDRLFIVTDDGSEGIKGYADDILKKLLELNEKFDLVYAVGAITLMRNISSVTKPYKIKTIVSLNPLMIDGTGMCGCCRVTIGGKPKFACVDGPEFDAHLVDFEELRARVHMYDDERNTLKL, encoded by the coding sequence ATGGAAAATGAGATAGTTTTTAAAAAGGAAATTGCTCCAAGTATTAAAATTATAAAGGTTAAAGCACCATTAATTGCTGAAAAATCTAAATCTGGACAATTTGTAATCCTAAGAGTAAATGAAGATAGTGAAAGAATTCCATTAACTCTTATAGATTGGAATTCTCAAGAAGGAACAATAACACTTGTTTTTAAAGAAGTTGGAGCATCAACAAAAGAACTTGGAGAATTAGAAGTTGGAGATAGGATTCATGATATAGTAGGCCCTTTGGGAAAACCAAGCAAAATCTCATTTTATGGGAAAGTATGCATTATTGGTAGGGGAGTGGCTATTGCAGCAGCTTATGAAAGAGCAAGAAAACTTAAAGAAGTTGGTAATAGCATAACATCTATTATAAGCGCACGAACCTCTAAATTATTAATTTATAAAGAAGAATTTGAAAGAATTAGCGATAGACTTTTCATAGTCACTGATGATGGTTCTGAGGGAATTAAGGGATATGCTGATGATATTCTTAAAAAATTGCTTGAATTGAATGAAAAATTTGATTTAGTATACGCTGTGGGAGCAATAACATTAATGAGAAATATTTCAAGCGTTACAAAACCTTATAAAATAAAAACGATTGTTAGTCTTAACCCTTTAATGATTGATGGAACAGGTATGTGTGGGTGTTGTCGAGTAACTATCGGAGGAAAACCTAAGTTTGCATGTGTAGATGGACCAGAATTTGATGCTCATCTTGTGGATTTTGAAGAACTTAGAGCTAGGGTTCATATGTATGATGATGAAAGAAATACTTTAAAATTGTGA
- the gltA gene encoding NADPH-dependent glutamate synthase, with product MLEIRLKRIPMPELPIEERLKTFNEVALGYTEEQALAEAARCLQCENPLCIEMCPLHVDIKSFIKLIRKGAYEEADKKIREKNCLPSICGRVCPQEILCAMGCKNTIGDPINIGALERFVADWNLERKTNSFDIPQFTGKSIAVVGSGPAGLSVATELAKMGHHTTIFEALHEAGGVLTYGIPEFRLPKKIVKKEIEYIKKLGVEIKTNIIIGKTLTIDDLFDKGFDAIFLGTGAGLPKFLGIPGENLCGVYSLNEFLIRINLMKAYTFPYKSKTPIKVQGKVAVLGARGMDAARCALRLGAEEVFIFYQYKIVGRVDDIRRGIEEGVKLQPFTKPVRLIGNEKRWVKQVELIRLKQMLNNKTGEIELIPEKNSKILYNTETVIIATKHIPNTIAIKNTSRNIKISDKQKTILVNPETLEATNGIFAGGDVVSGAASVIKAIEAGKRAAKSINIYLMK from the coding sequence ATGTTGGAAATCAGATTAAAAAGAATCCCAATGCCAGAATTGCCTATAGAAGAACGATTAAAAACTTTTAATGAAGTTGCATTAGGATATACAGAAGAACAAGCATTAGCTGAAGCAGCTAGATGCCTTCAATGTGAAAATCCATTATGCATTGAAATGTGTCCATTGCATGTGGATATAAAAAGCTTCATAAAACTCATTAGGAAAGGTGCTTATGAAGAAGCTGATAAAAAAATTCGTGAGAAAAATTGCTTACCATCTATTTGTGGAAGAGTATGTCCACAAGAAATATTATGTGCTATGGGATGCAAAAATACCATAGGTGATCCAATTAATATAGGAGCTCTTGAAAGATTTGTTGCCGATTGGAATTTAGAAAGAAAAACAAATTCTTTTGATATACCTCAATTTACTGGAAAAAGTATAGCGGTTGTAGGCAGTGGTCCTGCAGGCTTAAGTGTAGCTACAGAATTAGCAAAAATGGGTCACCACACAACTATTTTTGAGGCATTACATGAAGCAGGGGGAGTTTTAACGTATGGAATTCCAGAATTTCGTTTACCAAAAAAGATTGTTAAAAAAGAGATTGAATATATTAAAAAACTTGGAGTTGAAATAAAAACGAATATTATCATAGGAAAAACACTAACAATAGATGATCTTTTTGATAAAGGATTTGATGCTATTTTTCTTGGTACAGGAGCAGGATTACCAAAGTTTTTAGGTATTCCAGGAGAAAATCTATGTGGAGTTTATTCTTTAAATGAATTTCTTATTAGGATAAATTTAATGAAAGCTTATACTTTTCCATATAAAAGCAAAACTCCAATCAAAGTTCAAGGTAAAGTTGCAGTATTAGGTGCTAGAGGAATGGATGCTGCAAGATGTGCTCTTAGATTAGGAGCTGAAGAAGTTTTCATATTCTATCAATATAAAATTGTAGGGAGAGTTGATGATATTAGACGTGGGATAGAAGAAGGTGTAAAACTTCAACCATTTACTAAGCCAGTAAGATTAATTGGAAATGAAAAAAGATGGGTAAAACAAGTTGAACTTATAAGATTAAAGCAAATGCTAAATAATAAAACTGGAGAAATTGAATTAATTCCAGAAAAAAATTCTAAAATTCTTTATAATACAGAAACTGTTATTATAGCAACAAAACATATTCCTAATACTATAGCAATTAAAAATACTTCAAGAAATATCAAAATTTCAGATAAACAAAAAACCATACTTGTTAATCCAGAGACATTGGAAGCTACTAATGGAATTTTTGCAGGTGGAGATGTAGTTAGTGGTGCAGCATCTGTTATAAAAGCTATAGAAGCTGGAAAGAGAGCTGCTAAGTCAATAAACATTTATTTAATGAAATAG